A genomic segment from Idiomarina piscisalsi encodes:
- a CDS encoding isoaspartyl peptidase/L-asparaginase family protein yields the protein MKKTLLLSVLAGALIGSAPLQADDHGAEYAMAIHGGAGTITRANLTDEQEQAYKDKLNEALEAGRAVLKDGGDSTTAVIAAIQVMEESPLFNSGKGAVYTWDGEHELDASLMEGEKGNAGAVAGVKTVKSPIELAREVMEESVHVMLSGEGAEQFARQQGLEQVDNSYFNTERRYQQLLKAKEKIKASEQPEQQAWEYLDLDYKYGTVGAVAVDKNGLLSAGTSTGGMTAKRYGRIGDSPIIGAGTWADNDSCAVSATGHGEYFIRFHVAADICSRVKYKGLSVSEAGDEVIHGVLEQAGGTGGVIIIDAEGNVAMPFNTEGMYRGYFKGDGNTHIAIYNEEE from the coding sequence ATGAAAAAAACACTTCTCTTATCGGTACTGGCTGGCGCACTGATTGGATCAGCGCCGTTGCAGGCGGATGACCACGGTGCTGAATACGCAATGGCGATTCACGGTGGTGCCGGAACCATTACGCGTGCGAATTTAACGGATGAACAAGAGCAAGCCTACAAAGACAAACTCAACGAAGCGTTGGAAGCGGGTAGGGCTGTATTGAAAGACGGTGGTGACAGCACCACTGCGGTTATTGCGGCTATCCAAGTGATGGAAGAGTCTCCGTTATTTAACTCGGGCAAGGGCGCTGTTTATACCTGGGACGGTGAACACGAACTGGATGCGTCATTAATGGAAGGCGAAAAGGGTAACGCCGGCGCAGTTGCTGGTGTAAAAACCGTGAAAAGCCCTATTGAACTGGCACGTGAAGTGATGGAAGAGTCCGTACATGTCATGCTCAGTGGTGAAGGCGCTGAACAGTTTGCCAGACAGCAAGGTTTAGAGCAGGTCGATAACAGCTATTTTAATACGGAACGTCGCTATCAACAGCTGTTAAAAGCCAAAGAAAAAATTAAGGCAAGTGAGCAGCCAGAGCAGCAAGCCTGGGAGTATCTCGATTTAGATTATAAATACGGCACGGTTGGCGCTGTAGCGGTCGATAAAAACGGTTTATTAAGCGCTGGTACGTCAACAGGCGGCATGACGGCGAAGCGTTATGGTAGAATAGGTGATTCCCCTATTATTGGTGCTGGCACTTGGGCGGATAACGACAGTTGTGCGGTATCAGCTACTGGGCACGGTGAGTATTTTATTCGCTTTCACGTGGCGGCAGATATTTGTTCGCGGGTTAAGTACAAAGGCCTTTCGGTCAGTGAAGCCGGCGACGAAGTCATTCATGGTGTCCTGGAGCAAGCCGGAGGTACCGGTGGCGTGATTATTATTGATGCCGAAGGCAATGTGGCCATGCCGTTCAATACCGAAGGTATGTATCGTGGCTACTTTAAAGGCGACGGTAACACGCACATTGCTATTTATAACGAGGAAGAATAA
- the sbcB gene encoding exodeoxyribonuclease I: MAQNEQETFYWHDYETWGANPLVDRPAQFAGLRTDTDFNVVGRPLTLYVQPTPDFLPNPEATLVTGITPQLALKQGISEAAFSKAIAEEFQKPNTTIIGYNNIRFDDEVTRSLFYRNFYDPYEYSWQNGNSRWDLIDVTRACFALRPEGINWPDNEDGQPSLKLEHLSVANNIEHGQAHDAMSDVYATIGLAKLIKEKQPKLWQWAYSIRRKQKLLNLFNWQAPEPLAHVSGFYGTVNRYLSAILPLGFHPKQNSNVIAWDLRIDPKLFADKSVDELVELTYTSREELEAQGQQKSGLQNIHLGRSPFLAPIKTISEDASARADLNMETVAANAQWLQENSAFRDKLMQVFEQTKEFAPRTDVDHKIYDGFFSPQDKKHMEIIRSSEPQQLAGLDLAFEDPRMEKLLLRYRARNYPSTLTDKELNQWRQFCQQRLIDPPQGMLSADAFALRLEELANQHQEDAHKLRLLKSLYDYVASL; this comes from the coding sequence ATGGCACAAAACGAACAAGAGACCTTTTACTGGCACGACTATGAAACTTGGGGAGCCAACCCATTAGTTGACCGTCCGGCGCAATTTGCTGGGCTTCGCACCGACACGGACTTTAATGTGGTTGGACGTCCGTTAACACTGTATGTGCAGCCTACGCCAGATTTTCTGCCTAACCCTGAGGCGACGTTAGTGACCGGCATAACACCACAGTTGGCACTAAAACAAGGGATCAGTGAGGCTGCGTTCAGCAAAGCCATTGCCGAAGAGTTTCAAAAGCCAAACACCACCATTATTGGTTACAACAATATTCGCTTTGACGACGAAGTAACCCGTTCCCTGTTCTATCGCAACTTCTATGACCCTTATGAATACAGCTGGCAAAATGGCAATTCCCGGTGGGATTTAATTGATGTCACCCGAGCCTGCTTCGCATTGCGGCCTGAAGGTATTAACTGGCCAGACAATGAGGACGGCCAGCCTAGCTTGAAACTCGAGCATTTAAGTGTCGCTAATAACATTGAACACGGCCAAGCGCACGATGCAATGTCCGACGTCTACGCGACCATTGGACTGGCTAAACTCATTAAAGAAAAGCAGCCAAAGTTATGGCAGTGGGCGTACAGTATTCGCCGTAAGCAAAAGCTGCTTAACCTTTTTAACTGGCAAGCACCTGAACCTCTAGCACACGTCAGCGGCTTTTACGGCACCGTAAACCGGTATTTGTCCGCCATATTGCCCCTGGGCTTTCACCCCAAACAAAACAGTAATGTTATTGCCTGGGACTTGCGCATTGATCCTAAGCTCTTTGCCGATAAGTCAGTCGATGAACTTGTTGAACTGACTTACACCAGCCGCGAAGAGCTGGAAGCTCAAGGGCAGCAAAAAAGTGGTCTACAAAACATTCATCTAGGCCGCAGTCCGTTTCTTGCGCCTATTAAAACAATCTCTGAGGACGCTTCTGCACGAGCTGACCTCAATATGGAAACCGTAGCTGCAAATGCGCAGTGGCTGCAGGAAAACAGTGCGTTCAGAGACAAGCTAATGCAAGTGTTCGAGCAAACCAAAGAGTTTGCCCCAAGAACCGATGTTGACCACAAAATTTACGACGGTTTTTTCTCGCCGCAAGACAAAAAGCACATGGAAATTATTCGATCATCAGAGCCGCAACAATTAGCTGGGCTGGATTTAGCCTTTGAAGACCCGCGTATGGAAAAGCTGCTGCTGAGATACCGTGCTCGTAACTATCCGTCGACATTAACGGACAAAGAGCTGAATCAGTGGCGTCAGTTTTGTCAGCAACGTCTCATTGACCCGCCGCAAGGGATGCTCTCTGCGGACGCTTTTGCGTTGCGCCTGGAAGAGTTGGCTAACCAGCATCAGGAAGACGCCCACAAGTTGCGCCTTTTAAAATCATTGTATGACTACGTCGCCTCACTCTAA
- a CDS encoding methyltransferase domain-containing protein, with product MNNEKRQRGDFSGISKKFSKNIYDSTKGRLRMAVLKRDLQPFLSGQPRHVLDVGAGLGQANEWFLERGFDVLHTDISEEMVEAARLRHEELGLAGNCRYQIADLATLASNESQFPIVLCHAVLEWVPDAETALAQLNALLEPGGTLSLMFYNRNAKLFANAVYGNFDYIERGLKVKKTVRLSPQNPLVPEEVENIVHKLGLEVTQKTGVRCFHDYLRNLDDQQRFDELLAIELKYNQQPPYRDLGRYQHWLIRKPENEQ from the coding sequence ATGAACAACGAAAAACGTCAACGTGGCGACTTTAGTGGTATTAGCAAAAAGTTTTCTAAGAACATTTATGACAGCACAAAAGGGCGCTTGAGAATGGCGGTTCTCAAAAGAGATTTACAGCCTTTTTTGAGCGGTCAGCCGCGTCACGTGTTGGATGTCGGCGCGGGCCTTGGTCAGGCGAACGAGTGGTTTTTAGAAAGAGGCTTCGATGTGTTGCATACGGACATTTCTGAAGAAATGGTTGAAGCAGCTCGGCTGCGTCATGAAGAGCTCGGGTTAGCCGGTAACTGCCGCTACCAAATTGCCGATTTAGCGACGTTAGCAAGTAATGAAAGCCAATTTCCAATAGTGCTTTGCCACGCAGTTTTGGAATGGGTGCCAGATGCCGAAACAGCATTGGCTCAATTGAATGCGTTGCTAGAGCCGGGCGGTACACTTTCACTGATGTTTTACAACCGTAATGCCAAACTGTTTGCTAATGCGGTTTACGGTAACTTTGATTATATCGAGCGAGGCTTAAAGGTGAAAAAAACGGTGCGGTTAAGTCCGCAGAACCCGTTGGTGCCGGAAGAGGTTGAAAACATCGTGCATAAGCTTGGGCTGGAAGTGACCCAAAAAACCGGGGTTCGTTGCTTTCATGACTATTTGAGAAACCTTGATGATCAGCAGCGTTTCGACGAGCTGCTCGCCATTGAATTGAAATATAACCAGCAACCCCCTTATCGCGACTTGGGGCGCTACCAACATTGGTTGATAAGAAAACCGGAGAACGAACAATGA
- a CDS encoding DUF1329 domain-containing protein has translation MNKLMLKAGVFAMSVISASVAAKVSPEEAARLGQDLTPIGAEKAANADGSIPAWDGGYSDHSVEVVRGNDPFADEKPLFTITNDNLAEYKDNLTPGQVAMFEKYPDYKMHVYPTHRTATYPDELWPKIKSNAENAEMVAGGNGLENFDTTIPFPIPQNGLEVVWNHITRYRGGAVTRNIAQFPVLANGDYVTVELKETLAFPEYLETGRQEADDNILFYFMQEVEAPSRLTGTVLLVHETINQVKEGRRAWIYNAGQRRVRRAPNVAYDGPGTASDGLRTSDNLDMYNGAPDKYNWELKGKKEIYIPYNNFKIMNPELNYEDIIQAGHMNQDLIRYEKHRVWVVEGSLKEGERHIYSKRTMYIDEDSWTASIIDHYDGRGELWRVGEALNTQFYNQDVPWMAAEALYDLNSGRYISLGLGNEEDPYMEWDIEVSRDEFTTNALRRKGFR, from the coding sequence ATGAATAAACTGATGCTAAAAGCTGGCGTTTTCGCCATGTCGGTGATTTCCGCGAGCGTTGCGGCTAAAGTATCACCTGAAGAAGCCGCACGGCTTGGTCAAGACTTAACCCCTATTGGTGCTGAGAAAGCAGCAAATGCCGATGGTTCTATCCCCGCGTGGGACGGTGGTTACTCTGATCACTCCGTAGAAGTTGTTCGCGGTAATGACCCGTTTGCTGACGAGAAGCCATTATTTACAATTACTAACGACAACCTGGCTGAGTACAAAGACAACTTAACGCCGGGTCAAGTGGCAATGTTCGAGAAGTATCCGGACTATAAAATGCACGTTTACCCTACACACCGTACGGCGACTTACCCCGACGAGCTGTGGCCAAAAATCAAGTCAAATGCTGAAAACGCGGAAATGGTTGCCGGCGGTAACGGCTTGGAAAACTTCGATACGACTATTCCATTCCCTATTCCTCAGAACGGTTTAGAGGTTGTCTGGAACCATATTACTCGTTATCGCGGTGGTGCAGTCACACGTAACATTGCACAATTTCCAGTATTGGCGAATGGTGATTACGTAACCGTTGAACTAAAAGAAACACTGGCATTTCCTGAATACTTAGAAACAGGTCGCCAAGAAGCTGACGACAACATCCTGTTTTACTTCATGCAGGAAGTTGAAGCACCTTCTCGCTTAACCGGTACCGTTCTGTTGGTTCATGAAACCATTAACCAGGTTAAAGAAGGTCGTCGTGCGTGGATTTATAACGCAGGACAACGCCGCGTTCGTCGCGCACCTAACGTTGCGTATGACGGTCCGGGTACCGCGTCCGATGGTCTGCGTACCTCAGACAACCTTGATATGTACAACGGTGCTCCTGACAAGTACAACTGGGAGCTTAAGGGTAAAAAAGAGATTTATATCCCTTACAACAACTTTAAGATCATGAACCCTGAATTAAATTATGAAGATATCATTCAGGCTGGTCATATGAACCAGGATCTTATTCGTTACGAAAAACACCGTGTCTGGGTCGTTGAAGGCAGCCTGAAAGAAGGCGAACGCCACATCTACTCAAAACGTACTATGTACATTGACGAAGATAGCTGGACAGCGTCTATCATCGACCATTATGACGGTCGTGGCGAGCTATGGCGTGTTGGTGAAGCTCTGAATACTCAGTTCTATAACCAAGACGTACCATGGATGGCTGCCGAAGCACTGTACGACTTAAACTCTGGTCGTTACATTTCCCTTGGCTTGGGTAACGAAGAAGACCCATACATGGAGTGGGATATTGAAGTAAGCCGTGACGAGTTCACTACTAACGCTCTGCGCCGTAAAGGCTTCAGATAA
- a CDS encoding WD40/YVTN/BNR-like repeat-containing protein, with the protein MRSSFALSGLLLGAFFSTAVYAQDGDTTTNTDYEVISAPALSSDEIQSEVLIEIASNGQQLVAVGAHGNVIRQDSNGNWVQADVDSSVLITSVDFANAEKGWATGHHGVILTTEDGGQSWTRQLDGFQLMALEKAFYQTKVSALQAQIKEEEDPEVIGELEWQLEEAQFQISNIEVAEEEGPSKPFLDILALNGQTAFAIGAYGTFLKTTDGGANWQVISDKLDNPGGYHLNAIIARGDDFFIVGEAGLLFSSDDKGENWTRLESPYRGSLFGAHLDNADNLWIYGLRGNAYVSSDKGQSFEQIETGTGVNLSAGVATESGDQLIVGHSGTILKVDTDLNVEALRHPSGSVMTDIVVVSDGKWLMTGRSGLLHWPAKVTEDEALASQQGAQ; encoded by the coding sequence ATGCGTTCGTCTTTTGCCCTGTCCGGGCTGTTGTTGGGGGCGTTTTTTAGCACCGCGGTATATGCCCAGGACGGCGATACAACAACAAACACTGACTACGAAGTTATCAGTGCACCAGCGCTGTCGTCTGATGAAATACAAAGTGAAGTACTTATTGAAATTGCTTCTAATGGTCAACAACTGGTTGCTGTTGGCGCACACGGGAATGTGATTCGTCAGGACAGTAATGGCAATTGGGTGCAGGCAGACGTTGATAGTAGTGTACTCATCACCAGTGTTGATTTTGCGAACGCTGAAAAGGGCTGGGCGACTGGGCATCATGGTGTCATTTTAACAACTGAGGATGGCGGTCAAAGCTGGACGCGTCAATTGGACGGTTTTCAACTCATGGCGTTGGAAAAAGCCTTTTATCAGACGAAAGTCTCAGCTCTTCAAGCTCAAATAAAAGAAGAGGAAGATCCAGAGGTTATTGGCGAACTTGAGTGGCAGCTGGAAGAAGCGCAGTTTCAAATCAGTAATATTGAAGTGGCAGAGGAAGAAGGTCCCAGCAAACCATTTTTAGACATACTGGCACTCAATGGACAAACGGCGTTTGCTATTGGCGCATACGGAACCTTCCTGAAAACCACTGATGGTGGAGCAAACTGGCAGGTTATTTCCGACAAGCTGGACAACCCCGGTGGTTATCATTTAAATGCCATTATTGCTCGTGGCGATGACTTTTTCATTGTTGGCGAAGCAGGACTGTTATTTAGCAGTGACGATAAAGGCGAAAACTGGACGCGTTTAGAGTCGCCCTACAGGGGCTCGCTATTTGGCGCACATTTAGATAATGCGGATAACTTATGGATTTATGGTCTTCGTGGGAACGCTTATGTTTCGTCGGACAAAGGTCAGTCTTTTGAGCAAATTGAAACGGGCACTGGCGTTAACCTGTCTGCTGGTGTTGCAACGGAGTCGGGCGATCAGCTCATTGTCGGGCATTCTGGGACGATTTTAAAAGTCGATACTGATCTCAATGTTGAGGCGCTCAGACACCCTAGTGGCTCAGTAATGACAGACATTGTCGTCGTTAGCGACGGAAAGTGGTTAATGACAGGACGTAGCGGGTTATTGCATTGGCCTGCTAAAGTGACTGAGGACGAAGCGTTGGCATCTCAACAAGGAGCGCAGTAA
- a CDS encoding NAD(P)-dependent oxidoreductase: protein MTKQCAFIGLGVMGYPMAGHLQKQGFDTCVYNRTESKAKAWVNEYQGRYGETPAQAVKSADVVLVCVGNDDDVRSVFYGDDGILAGLKNGAIVIDHTTASAELARELNEAVVQQGGHFMDAPVSGGQAGAENGVLTAMIGGEQAAFDAASDVLACYSKTRELMGDAGAGQLAKMVNQICIAGVVQGLSEGLQLARKVGLDPDKLIAAISQGAAGSWQMENRYKTMWNNEYEHGFAVDWMRKDLKIALNEADRQGLSMPLTALVDQFYADVQKMGGNRWDTSSLLARLEK from the coding sequence ATGACAAAACAGTGCGCATTTATTGGTTTAGGTGTTATGGGCTACCCAATGGCGGGCCATTTGCAAAAGCAGGGCTTTGATACGTGTGTGTATAACCGTACGGAGAGCAAAGCGAAAGCCTGGGTAAACGAGTACCAGGGGCGCTATGGTGAAACACCGGCACAAGCGGTTAAAAGTGCGGATGTTGTTTTGGTTTGCGTTGGCAACGATGACGATGTGCGCAGTGTATTTTATGGAGACGATGGTATTTTAGCTGGCTTAAAAAATGGCGCTATTGTTATTGACCATACCACCGCGTCGGCAGAGTTGGCCCGAGAGCTTAATGAAGCTGTCGTCCAACAAGGAGGTCACTTTATGGACGCGCCGGTATCTGGTGGACAAGCTGGTGCTGAAAATGGCGTGTTAACGGCAATGATTGGCGGTGAACAGGCGGCTTTTGATGCAGCCAGCGATGTATTGGCGTGTTATAGCAAAACACGTGAATTAATGGGCGACGCTGGTGCCGGGCAATTAGCTAAAATGGTGAACCAAATTTGTATTGCCGGCGTGGTTCAAGGTTTGTCGGAAGGTTTACAGTTAGCGCGCAAAGTGGGATTAGATCCTGACAAACTTATTGCTGCAATAAGTCAAGGCGCTGCGGGCTCCTGGCAAATGGAGAATCGTTATAAAACGATGTGGAATAACGAATATGAACATGGCTTTGCGGTAGACTGGATGCGCAAAGACCTAAAAATTGCGTTGAACGAAGCCGACAGGCAAGGTCTCTCCATGCCATTAACTGCATTAGTCGATCAGTTTTACGCTGACGTACAGAAGATGGGCGGCAACCGCTGGGATACCTCAAGCCTTCTAGCCCGCCTGGAAAAATAA
- a CDS encoding GMC family oxidoreductase yields MTTSPHSNTQKSYDYIIVGAGSAGCTLANRLTESGKYSVLLLEAGASHGGLFSDMPSGFARFMHSRKFNWLYRAEKEPHLTSAKGSYTPRGKMLGGSSGINAMIYTRGLASDYDHWVALGNRGWGYNDLLPYFIKSENNSRGANAYHGAEGPLHVSDVTPYYCVSRQFLSACQEYGLPRNTDFNGAQLEGHGPYQFTMKDGKRCSTYHAYLKPALHRTNLTVLTDSLTERVLFCGKTATGIAYQRSGESYIAMANKEVILSAGTFNSPQILMRSGVGPANEIENAGINLVHELPGVGKNLQEHVDISLHYKNKAKDGLTLTPWNLLKLSVPFLKYLFTGKGQLAHSIAEVGAFYRSSEAVNEPDIQVHLLPVMFNDSGYDWLPTLVNGFTCHVCLLRPKSRGQVQLNPDSPMGKPTITYGFLKEKDDQQALLHGIKKAFEIMKQPALAKHNGGRLFPTEGATNDSLLLEEIKSRTGLIYHPVGTCKMGPDNDSEAVVDASLKAHGIKRLRVVDASIMPTVISGNTNAPTIAIAEKSADLIKADA; encoded by the coding sequence ATGACTACGTCGCCTCACTCTAACACTCAAAAGTCATACGACTACATTATTGTCGGAGCCGGCTCTGCCGGCTGTACGCTCGCCAATAGGCTTACTGAAAGCGGTAAATACAGCGTTTTGCTATTAGAGGCCGGAGCATCGCACGGTGGGCTGTTTTCTGACATGCCATCCGGCTTCGCCCGCTTTATGCACAGCCGCAAATTTAATTGGCTGTATCGCGCCGAAAAAGAACCGCATTTAACCTCGGCTAAAGGCAGCTACACGCCACGCGGAAAAATGCTGGGTGGCAGCAGTGGTATCAATGCCATGATATACACTCGCGGTCTTGCATCCGACTATGATCACTGGGTCGCTTTAGGAAACCGTGGCTGGGGTTATAACGACTTACTGCCCTACTTCATTAAAAGTGAAAACAACAGTCGCGGAGCTAACGCTTATCATGGAGCTGAAGGTCCGTTACATGTTTCCGATGTCACGCCTTACTACTGCGTTTCAAGACAATTTCTAAGCGCCTGTCAGGAATACGGTTTACCCCGAAATACAGACTTTAACGGCGCGCAATTAGAAGGTCATGGCCCTTATCAGTTTACGATGAAAGATGGCAAGCGCTGCAGTACCTATCATGCTTACCTAAAGCCCGCGTTGCATAGAACGAATCTAACGGTGTTAACCGACTCCCTCACTGAGCGTGTTCTATTCTGCGGAAAAACTGCCACCGGCATCGCCTATCAAAGGTCTGGTGAGTCTTATATCGCAATGGCGAATAAAGAGGTTATTTTAAGCGCTGGCACTTTTAACTCACCGCAGATTCTAATGCGCTCTGGTGTTGGTCCGGCTAATGAAATAGAGAATGCAGGTATTAACCTCGTTCATGAGTTACCCGGTGTAGGTAAAAACTTACAAGAGCACGTCGACATCAGTCTGCATTACAAAAACAAAGCCAAAGACGGATTGACTCTGACGCCCTGGAATTTACTGAAGCTTTCGGTGCCTTTCTTAAAATACCTGTTTACCGGTAAAGGCCAATTGGCGCATTCGATTGCTGAAGTTGGCGCGTTTTATCGTTCATCAGAGGCGGTTAACGAGCCCGACATACAAGTCCACTTACTGCCCGTAATGTTCAATGACAGTGGTTATGACTGGCTACCCACGCTAGTCAACGGCTTCACCTGTCACGTCTGCCTGCTTCGGCCTAAGTCTCGTGGCCAGGTTCAGTTAAATCCAGATAGTCCAATGGGAAAGCCGACAATTACTTATGGCTTTCTAAAAGAAAAAGACGATCAACAAGCGCTGTTACATGGAATAAAAAAAGCCTTTGAGATAATGAAACAACCAGCGCTCGCAAAACACAATGGTGGACGTTTATTCCCAACCGAAGGGGCGACAAACGATTCGCTACTACTTGAAGAAATTAAGTCGAGGACAGGGCTTATTTACCACCCAGTCGGCACGTGTAAGATGGGTCCTGACAATGATTCAGAAGCCGTTGTCGATGCGTCGCTGAAAGCACATGGCATTAAGCGTTTACGGGTCGTCGATGCGTCAATTATGCCCACGGTTATTAGCGGTAACACCAACGCCCCCACTATCGCCATTGCAGAAAAAAGCGCCGACTTAATAAAAGCCGACGCTTAG
- a CDS encoding efflux RND transporter permease subunit, with protein sequence MDNPISKKPAGIIEKLLFGFRAPWLVIFLLITVFLGYNAAQVRPDASLTKMIPTHHPFIQNYFEYQDDLASLGNVVRIAVEHKNGDIFDAEFQKKLQEITDEVFFIPGVNRSGLRSLWTPNVRWMEVTEEGFVGGPVIPDSYDGSEESLEQLRTNVLRSGEVGNLVANNFESTIIYVPLDEVNPETGKKLDYQEFSEKLETLVREKYQSEDIAIHITGFAKLIGDLIEGAEQVGLFFLLAIAITLAMLYAYSRCWRSTFTVLGCSIIAVLWQLGIIKLIGSGINPYSMLVPFLVFAIGVSHGVQVINAISHNRVAGFDKLESAKLAFRGLYVAGLTALASDAIGFTTLMVIDIEVIKELAIAASIGVAVVVLTNLGLLPILMSYLGTSKNGVEYEKRIEGERHPIFELFAKFTQPKWAYSAVAVALAMLAWGLINSQNMEIGDLDKGAPELRPDSRYNQDNAFIVDNYSSSTDIFVVMAASAPEQCIAYDNLELMERFSWHMENTPGVQDVKSVVYVSKMGMFGINEGNLKWFSLNRNKYVINASLSRIPDGLINNDCSMAPIIIYLDDHKAKTLQTVVDSVESFNNRYQQEGLDLLMAAGNSGIEAATNDVISKAQNKMLLWVYGVVIVLCFISFRSLRAVACIILPLAFTTVMSQGLMAVLGIGIKVATLPVIALGVGIGVDYGIYIYSKVKEGLQQGMSLQDTYKYSLDNTGKAVGFTGLTLAIGVATWIFSPIKFQADMGILLTFMFLWNMLGALILIPALARLFRVGSKNEQ encoded by the coding sequence ATGGATAATCCAATATCGAAAAAGCCGGCGGGAATTATCGAGAAGTTACTTTTCGGATTTCGTGCACCCTGGCTCGTCATATTCTTACTGATTACCGTTTTTCTTGGTTACAACGCGGCGCAGGTTCGTCCCGATGCCAGCCTGACCAAGATGATTCCAACGCATCATCCGTTTATTCAAAACTATTTTGAGTATCAGGATGACCTTGCCAGCTTAGGTAACGTTGTCCGTATTGCTGTTGAACATAAAAACGGTGATATTTTTGATGCCGAGTTTCAAAAGAAACTTCAGGAAATTACGGATGAGGTCTTTTTTATTCCGGGCGTTAATCGTTCAGGCTTAAGAAGTTTATGGACGCCTAATGTCCGCTGGATGGAAGTGACCGAAGAAGGCTTTGTGGGTGGCCCGGTTATTCCGGACAGTTACGATGGCAGTGAAGAGTCGTTAGAACAGCTGCGCACAAATGTCCTGCGATCGGGTGAGGTAGGGAACTTAGTCGCGAATAACTTTGAGTCGACCATTATTTACGTGCCACTTGACGAAGTGAATCCGGAAACGGGCAAGAAGCTCGACTATCAGGAGTTTTCAGAAAAGCTGGAAACCTTGGTTCGCGAAAAATACCAAAGTGAAGACATTGCCATTCATATTACCGGCTTCGCCAAACTCATTGGTGATCTCATTGAAGGCGCTGAGCAGGTCGGTTTGTTCTTCTTGCTGGCTATTGCTATTACGTTAGCGATGCTTTACGCCTACAGTCGTTGCTGGCGAAGTACTTTTACGGTACTTGGCTGCTCTATTATCGCGGTACTTTGGCAGCTGGGCATTATTAAGCTGATAGGCAGTGGTATTAACCCCTATTCGATGCTGGTACCATTCCTGGTCTTTGCGATAGGAGTATCGCACGGTGTTCAGGTTATCAATGCGATTAGTCATAACCGCGTTGCCGGTTTTGACAAGCTTGAATCTGCCAAGCTAGCGTTCCGCGGGCTTTATGTTGCGGGTCTAACGGCACTGGCAAGTGACGCCATTGGCTTTACCACACTCATGGTTATTGACATAGAAGTCATTAAAGAGCTGGCGATTGCCGCAAGTATTGGTGTTGCGGTTGTCGTGTTGACTAACTTGGGTCTACTGCCAATTTTAATGTCGTACCTGGGCACTTCTAAAAATGGCGTAGAGTATGAGAAGCGCATAGAAGGCGAACGTCACCCCATATTTGAGTTGTTTGCTAAGTTCACTCAACCTAAATGGGCTTATTCCGCAGTAGCCGTTGCATTAGCAATGTTGGCCTGGGGCTTAATTAATAGCCAGAACATGGAGATTGGCGACCTTGATAAAGGGGCGCCAGAGTTGCGTCCTGACAGTCGTTACAATCAGGATAACGCCTTTATTGTCGACAACTACAGCTCAAGTACTGATATCTTTGTTGTTATGGCAGCGTCAGCGCCAGAGCAATGCATTGCTTATGACAATCTGGAGCTAATGGAGCGCTTTAGTTGGCACATGGAAAACACCCCTGGTGTGCAAGACGTTAAATCCGTCGTCTACGTGTCAAAGATGGGCATGTTCGGTATTAATGAGGGGAACCTGAAGTGGTTCAGTCTGAACCGCAACAAATATGTTATTAACGCATCATTAAGCCGTATTCCGGATGGTTTAATTAATAACGATTGCTCAATGGCGCCTATCATCATTTATCTGGATGATCACAAAGCAAAAACTCTGCAAACCGTTGTCGACTCAGTGGAAAGCTTCAATAACCGTTACCAACAGGAAGGGCTAGATTTACTCATGGCTGCCGGTAATTCGGGTATTGAAGCGGCAACGAACGATGTTATCTCCAAAGCTCAGAACAAAATGCTGTTGTGGGTGTATGGTGTGGTTATTGTGCTTTGTTTCATCAGTTTCCGCAGCTTAAGAGCTGTTGCCTGTATCATTTTACCGTTGGCGTTTACCACCGTCATGAGTCAAGGCTTAATGGCCGTGCTGGGCATTGGCATTAAAGTCGCAACCTTACCGGTCATTGCCTTGGGTGTCGGTATTGGTGTTGACTACGGCATTTATATTTACAGTAAAGTGAAAGAAGGCTTACAGCAGGGAATGTCACTGCAAGACACCTATAAATATTCGCTGGATAATACGGGTAAGGCCGTTGGTTTTACGGGGCTTACTCTGGCAATAGGTGTGGCAACCTGGATATTCTCGCCCATTAAATTCCAGGCGGATATGGGCATACTGCTGACCTTCATGTTCCTTTGGAATATGTTGGGTGCGCTCATTCTTATTCCGGCATTGGCGCGTTTATTCCGAGTAGGCAGTAAAAACGAGCAGTAA